In the genome of Cryptomeria japonica chromosome 8, Sugi_1.0, whole genome shotgun sequence, one region contains:
- the LOC131857312 gene encoding uncharacterized protein LOC131857312, producing the protein MAGTGSASASSSSVANVRNENTPFKIDQDSPLWHYTTMIKPVSGGGGFVWQCNHCGTEYTSSYYRVKGHLCFIPGRGIKFCKGSDGKGLPKALVLGYIREQEEADRRSSKAKTDHPLVHQSSMSKRPSSSIGSTRPAGSHPFMQNPPVDVVENQNVVASRKRGPLDFAFKNELREIADSKIARCLYGNGLPFNLVRSPYFRDMVHTLCNTPSDYVCPGYEKVRTTLLAKEKASIELQLKVIKDTWQETGVTIVSDGWKDCKNRPLINVIAVCPKGAMFLKAVDCEGQVKDASFIANILIECIDMVGPQNVVQVVTDNAKNCRAAGTIVEATYGHIFWTPCAVHSLNLIMQKLGTQIDWVKKLYAEGEEIQMFVTNHHMSQAIFRTFSKLELLKVAETRFASHTLVLRRLLKVRDALSSMVINSLWSVWKQSHTERALKVRALILSEKWWDDVEYVLNFTEPIMSMIRYADTDRPCLGEIYDGMDCMVEKIKEVINRKENDPTETFFKVV; encoded by the exons atggctggaactggaagtgcaagtgcaagctctagttcaGTTGCAAATGTCCGAAATGAAAATACcccctttaaaattgatcaagattcaccactttggcattatacaacaatgatcaagccagtgtctggtggtgggggttttgtttggcaatgcaaccattgtggcactgagtataccagctcatactatcgagtgaaaggccacctttgtttcatccctgggcgtggaataaaattttgtaagggatcagatggcaaggggctgccaaaagctctagttttgggatatattagagaacaagaggaagctgaTAGGAGAAGTAGCAAAGCAAAGACTGATCATCCTCTTGTCCATCAAAGCTCAATGTCTAAGAGGCCTTCTAGTAGCATTGGCTCCACAAGACCAGCTGGTTCACATCCTTTCATGCAAAACCCACCAGTTGATGTAGTAGAGAATCAGAATGTTGTGGCTTCacggaaaagaggcccattggattttgccttcaaaaatgaactgagagagattgcagattccaaaattgcacgttgcctttatggcaatgggcttcctttcaaccttgttagatcaccttactttcgggacatggtgcatactctttgcaatacaccttctgattatgtttgtccagggtatgaaaaggtgagaaccaccttattggcaaaggagaaagcatccATAGAGTTACAGTTGAAggtcatcaaagatacatggcaggaaacaggtgtgaccattgtttctgatggatggaaagattgtaaaaataggccattgatcaatgttatagcagtgtgtcctaaaggggcaatgtttttgaaagcagtggattgtgaggggcaagtgaaagatgcaagtttcattgccaatatcttgatagaatgcattgacatggtggggcctcaaaatgttgtccaagttgtaactgacaatgctaaaaattgtagggcagcagggactatagtggaggctacatatggtcacatcttttggacaccatgcgcagtacactcactcaatttaatcatgcaaaagcttggcacacaaattgattgggtgaaaaaacTATATGCGGAgggcgaggagattcaaatgtttgtgactaatcatcatatgtcacaagccattttcaggaccttctccaagttggagttgttgaag gttgctgaaacacgatttgcatctcacacgctcgtcttaagacgacttctgAAGGTGCGAGAcgccttgagttctatggtcatcaacagcttgtggagtgtatggaagcagtcccacacagaaagagctctaaaagtaagagcattgatccttagtgagaaatggtgggatgatgtggaatatgttttgaatttcactgagcccatcatgagcatgatcaggtatgctgatactgatcgcccatgtttgggcgagatttatgatggcatggattgcatggtggaaaaaataaaagaagtaataaatagaaaagaaaatgacccaacggaaacatttttcaaagttgtgtag